TTCGTTCAGCTTGATCATCGCCTCGTTAATTTGCTCCGCCCCTTGAGATTGGAAATGCATCGCTTGATGCACCGCCTCAAAACGCGGACTGAGCGTTTCTACCAGATCGATAATTTCCGACTGCTGTTTGCTGACGATCTGCACCTCGTTGACCCCGTGACGCACCAGATCGGTAAAGAAACGAATACTGTCAACTCCCACAGCAACCGAGTCCTGCATCTCGCGAATCATGTGCTCAATGTCCAGAGTCGATACCGCAGCCTGGTCGGCAAGGCGGCGAATTTCCACAGCGACCACCGCAAAGCCACGACCAGATTCGCCGGCTTTTTCCGCCTCGATTGCCGCGTTTAGCGACAACAGATTGGTCTGATCGGCCACTTTGGAAATGGTAGTCACGACGCCGCTGATGCTGGAGGCTTTTTCTTTAAGCAGTTCCAGTTTGTCACCCACGGTGACAACACCCTCGGCCAACTGGCGCATAATATTTTCCATGCGCGACAAGCCAGCGTGACTGTCTTCTGCCGAATTGGAGGCGCGCTCTGCCACACGCCCCACTTCATCCATGGTGAGTACCAGATCTTTGGTGGTAGCAGAAATTTCAGTCGCCGTCGCGGCGATGTCGTGCGTGGTTTGCGCCTGATTTTCTGCGGTTACTTCCAGTTGCGACATGGAGGCAGAAATTTCGGTGGCAGCGGCGGCCAGTTGCACTCCAGAATGTTGAATCTGCGCGACCAGTTCGTTCAAACTTTGAATCATCCCTTGTACGCCCATCGCCAGCTTGGCGAAGGCATCTTCACCTTCCATGTGGACGCTGGCGGTCAGATCCCCTTCGGCAACGTGATTAGCCACCTGTAGCAGCAAATCCACTTTTTGTTGCAATACATCAACTGCTTCACGTTTCTCTTCAATCGAGCCACGAATGTAGTCGACCATCACCTGCAACCGAGTACCCAACTCACCGATCGCATCTTTACCATCAAAACCAACCGTAGCGCTGTAATCCCCCTCAGCCACGCGATTGACCACCGCGAGCAGACTGTCCACTTTGGATTTCAATTCATTGGCGGTGGCATGTTCACGCTCGTGCGCGACGCTGATATTGTCCGCCATGGTGTTGAAGACTTCACCCAAACGTCCCATTTCGTCATTGCTGTCCCATTCCATCCGTGCGTTTTCATCGCCTTCAGAACGAGATTGCAATACTTCCATCATGTGACTGACTGGGCGATTAAACCAACGATTGATGAGCAGGTTGGCGATCAACAATCCAAGCGCAAACAAACCCAGGTTCATCGCGATGTTGAACAGGGTTTCTTCTTTGACTTTGGCATCCATTTCTTCCAGTGAGAAACTGACGCGCACTGCACCATTGACCGAACCTTCGGGCACTTCATGACAGGCCAGACAGTCAACGCCGCGGGTGTCGCGCGTCGCTTCAAACGGCGTCAGGATCGTCAATATCCGTCCTGTGTCGGTTTCGCTGACCACGGTTTGTGGCTCACCTTGCAGTGCCAGGTTATCCAGATCATCCACCGCTTGGGCATCAGCTGAACCTGAACCGTATTGAATCGATACTGGTAGGCCGCGAATCACTCGCGCCTCTCGTACGTGATCACGCGACAGCAACTTTTCGCGCAGCAATCCTCGCTGATCCATCGTGCCAGTCAGCATCATGGTGTTCAGACTGTCGAAATACCAGGTGGTCAAGTCAGTGACCTGCTGCTTGGCAACGGAAAGCGCATATTGGCGCTCGCGGTCAACCGACACCAGGGTGCTCACCACCATTACGGCCAAAAAGATAAGCGCAATGCTGATATTCAGCTTTGCGCGAATAGACAATCCACCAGAAAAAGCCATGCCAGCTCCCTTTGCCACATTTTCTAACAAAATCATTGGGCTACTGCGCTCCCAACCGGCTAGGCGGTTGAGAGCTAACAGTTAATCGGTCGCACAGGCAAAAAAATGAAATCGAATCCAGAAAATTGGATTCGATGCTGAGTTACAGCGCTTTGCTGAATTGCAGATTGTAGGACGCACCGCCAATGGCTGACGCACCGGGTTCGGCCAAACCCTCCTTATGACCATACACCCGCAAGGTCAGGTTCCCGGCGTCCGGCGGCGAAATAAATTCGCAGCGCTGCACCGTGGACGGCAAGGCACTCGCCACTGCCGCAGAATCAGGTACCTGAGGACACAAATCACCCGCCGAGTCGGAATACAAATTCATGTAGACCACTTCGGTTTGGCCGCTCATTGTCAACACGTAGCTTGTATTGGCCTCCAAACCTGCCAGTTTGTAAATGCTTAGCGCATCCCCCATAGCCGCATTCGATGACACCATGCCGCTGACTGCAGCCGCCGCCGGCTGTAGTGTCTTTGCAGGATACGCCGTGCTACCTTCGTTTTCGTAGACTTCAGGCATCACCTGCAGCCTGTAAGGCACTCCACCCAGGTCATCAAGCACGCCAACGTATAACTTACCGCTACTGGTCAGGGCTCCACAGGCCAAACTATTGCGATTCGCCGCCAGGGCCAAACAGGACTCACCAAAACTATAGGGCCGCTGCGCAACCCACAGACGGCTCTTATCCAGTCGCAACGTAGCACCGTTGGCGGTCACCACCTTTACCGTGTAACGCCGATTCAGTGGCAACCCGTTGATCACATGGCTATACCGCTGGACCGGGTCCAATTCACGAACAGAACTGATGTCATAGACCGCACCCTCTTGGAACGTACCGAGGCTGGGCAGTTCGGTCACGTTGATCTGCGTCGTTGACGAGACTGCACCGCCACTGCCGTCTTCGATAACCAGCGAAGTCGTTCCCACCCCCATGGCGGTCACACTACACAACTGGTTATCCACATCGAAAACGCTGCCTTGGGCAACCCCGATATTTGCCGTCATGCACAGCAAATCACTGGGCGTATTGCCCAGATTACCGTCAGCATTGACGTAGGTCACTGAAAAATCACGCACTTCACCAACCACCATGTTGATCACCGCAGGCAACGATACCGATATGCTGGGTAGCCCCGCCGCGGTCACCTGCAGCACCAGATTTGCGACGTGATTGGTGTTAACCCGGGCGGAGACAATCACATTGCCCGGCCCATTCAGCTGCAACACGCCGTTAATCACTTCCGCGACATTGGCATCGCTGGTTTGCCACTGTACCGAATATTCATAATCGGCCAGTATCGAACCATCGGTACCAATCACTGTCAGGATCGGAGTCAGATAAATACCTGCTGGAAACTGACGGGCGGGCACCGGCAAATCAATCGCCACACTGGCCACCCCCTTGGGAGCAATCTCGAACACCAGCGGATTACTGGGCACGCCTTCGTAAGTACCAACCAACGTCACATTGCCGATGTTGTAGCTAACAAATTCGCCCTTGGTGGTCACCGCCCCCATGCCCGGAGGATCCACTTGCCAACTGATCAGGTCGCTACGCAGATCGACCACAGGCTTGGCACCGTTGTAGTCCGCCCGCACAGACAAGCCAACTTTTTCACCCAGCGACAACAGCGTCTTGCCACCCACGGCGCTCAATACCAGTTTGCTCGGTTTCATCGGCGTAACACTGATATCCGCAGTAGCCTGCAACGTACCCTTGGCCGTACCGGTCAATGTGGCTCCAATACGGGCAACCCCTTCCTTCAAACCGGTCACCTTGCCATCGGCAGCCACCGACGCGAATTCCGCGCCGCTTTCCACCGACCTGGTGGCATCATAGGCAGGATCAGTGCGGTCGGTGTATATCGCGTTAACCATCAATTGCAGCACACCGCCCACTGCCACCTGGGTGTCGGTTTTGTCGATTTCTATGCGCTCAATCGCTGCCGGCGTAATTTCTATCTTTTGCTCAACCGATTTGTCCTGATAGGTCAGCTTCAGCACCGCCGACTCATTCGCCCGCAGGCCGCGATAAAAGGTACCGCTCTCCGTCGTCACCCGCTCAAGGATGCCTGTTGGCGTCACCGTCCACAGCACGTCAGGATTGCTGGTAATATCGTAACGAGTGTCGTCATTGACGTATTTGGCTTTTACCGTCAATCCAACTTCCTCGCCCTTGGGCCATTTCCAGATATTTTTGCTGGAAACCACACTGATGCTTTCCAACTGCGCGGGCACCACTTCAACCGACAGTTTGGCCTGTGCGCCGGCAAAATCCACTCCCAGATTACCTTCCCCTTCCTGATCTCCGCGCAATGCATACCCCGTCAACACACCATTCTCGCCGAACTTGCGCAGCAATTGGAAATTATCGGATAAATACTCGGAGACCGCCGCCCAGCGGGTCACATCCTGCGTGCGCCCCCCCTCGTAATGCGCAATCACTTTTACATCCACCTGCTGGTACAGGGGCAATTTGGTCAGGCTGGGGACAGTTACAATCTCCAGCGACTTGGGGGTAATGCGTCCACCAAACCGCATCTGCCCCTGGTTCACGTCCACCTGGTATTCAAACGAATGATGGCCGCCTTCCGAGGGAAAAATATTGTTCAAAACCATCGACCCCGAACCCTCATTGAGGATTTGCGCAACACCCGAGGAAGAAATTGTGAATAACTCTGGATTGGTGGAATAGAAGAAATAGTTGTACGTCAAATCCTGCACGTACCGCTGTTTGGTCGCACCATATCCGCGTTCGAACCGACCGGTCAGACGCACTTCGCCATTGACCAACTGCGGCTCCAGAGCCATCAGATCCGCACGAACCAGTTTTACATCAAACCGTCCGACATATTTCTTGTCGGTGGTCATCAATTTGATGGTGCACTTGCTACCATCGTTAGTGCCTCGCGTCTGCAGCAAGTTTTTCGATTTGTTCGGCCCTACGTAGGCACGCGCAACAGATTCATCATTGGTTTCCCACAAAACCTCGCCATCGTACGGACGGGAAGTACCGTCAGAATATTCCATCTTGGGCTGAAGCTGAACAATGTAACCGGAGGGAAGGCTGACCTCCTCGACGCCCAGGGTCAGACCGGTGGGCGTGGGCTCCATGACTTGTGATGTACCCAAACCGCAGGCCGACAACAGCAGCAACAGCGCTAATCCGAGAATTCGAGAGATGACTGACATATGCATGAGCACCAAAATAACCCACCTGACTTAGGGAAACCTTATTTTACTGGATATGCACCCGGGCGCTACTGACGTTTTTACCTGACACCCCATGGCAAAACTCGCCCTCAGACACTCAAGCACGCCCCACTTTGACACGATAAACACCGTGAATTGTACGCCAACGACCGGGAAGCGCCATGAGTACCGTACACAATTATTACGAAAACCTGGTATTCAGCCAGATTCGCAAGCAAACTGCGCAACTGAACCTGATTTTGGATCAAGAACAGTTCGAGGACGCTGCCTGCCTGGCATTAAACCGCCTGCCGCCGCGCTATGTCCGTTTTGACGTTGATACCACGTTTTACCTCAGCTATGACGAAATGATGGACATCGAACGACGCGTGGTAGCTGCCGTGACCGAAGCATTAGCCATCGTTCGGCAGCCGTCCTGAGGCTACCGTGCACCATATTTGCAACCCAATAATTAACCGGGCAACGACTAAACTACTCTAAGACATTAAAGTCTAACTTAGCCCCGTCGACGTAGTTGCTCAGCAAACCCGTAATCAAGCGCAAGGAATCAACCATGACACGCAACGCACTCAAACAACTTCGAAAATTTGAACAAAGCTTCTGGTTCGACAATATCCAGCGCAGCATGCTGGACAACGGCGACATCGAACGCATGATCGCAGATCAGGATCTGCGCGGCATCACCTCCAACCCATCCATTTTCGAAAAAGCCATTACCAGCGGCAGCGACTACGACAGCCAAATCCGTCAGTTGCTGCGGGAAAAACCCAGCGCCGACAACCGCGCATTTTTCTTCGAACTGGCCATTCGCGACATCCAGGGCGCGGCTGACAAACTGCGCGGCGTGTATGATCAAAGCAAGGGTCTGGACGGTTACGTCAGCCTGGAAGTCTCACCCGACCTGGCACACAACACTCAGGCCAGCATTGACGAAGCCCGCGAGCTGTTCCGCCGCATTAACCGCCCCAACGCGATGATTAAAATTCCTGCCACCAAGGCTGGCATTCCGGTCATCGAGCAACTGATCGCCGACGGCATTCACGTCAACGCCACGCTGCTGTTCTCGGTGGAACGTTATGTCGAAGTGGCCAAAGCCTACATCCGTGGCCTGCAAGCCCGCAAACAACGCAGCGAATCACTGGCCGTCGCCTCGGTCGCCAGCTTCTTCGTCAGTCGCGTCGACAGCAAACTTGACCCACTGCTGGACAAATGCGCCGGCAAAACTGCGGCTCATGATGCGTTGCATGGCCAGATCGCCGTCCTCAACGCCAAAGCCGCCTACGTCGAATATCAAAAACTGTTCGACGGCAAAGACTTCGCTGCACTGAAATCCGCAGGCGCAGTACCTCAGCGTCTGCTGTGGGCCAGCACCGGCACCAAAAATGCGGCTTACAGCGATGTGCTGTACATCGAACAACTGATCGGTCCACACACCGTCAACACCATTCCGCCAGCGACCGCCAAAGCGTTCCACGAGCACGGCAATGCCGCCAACACCCTGATGCAAAATTTGGCTCAGGCACCGGCGCAATTCGGTCAACTGGCCAAGCTGGGCATCGACATGAACAAGGCCATGCAGGAGTTGGAAGACGAGGGTGTGTCCACGTTTGCCAAATCGTTTGACAATCTGCTCGCCGCCATAGGTGAAAAGCGCAACAAATTAGCGCAAAATGCCGCTTGAACCGAACCACCGATCCCGCCACCAGGCGGGATCGGCCTAATAGGAGTCTCAACATCGACATGGAAAGCCAACTGCGAATTTTTGCTGGCATCGAACAACTCAACCAAGCCGCCGCCGAACTGTGGCTAAGTCTGGCCCAACAAGCCATCGCCCAACGTGGCAGCTTTCACATCGCCCTGTCCGGTGGCAGCACTCCAAAGCTGCTGTACCAGCGCATCGCCACACTGGCCAATGCCGAGCTGCTGCAACACAGCCATTTTTACTTTGGCGACGAGCGCTGCGTACCACCGGATCACCCGGACAGCAACTACCGCATGGCAAGGGAAGCGTTGTTTGACCGCGCAGCCATTCCTGCCGCCAATATTCATCGCATCGACGCCGAATTGCCTGCAGCGCAGGCCGCGCAGCGCTACCAGGCGCTGCTGCAGCGCCAGCTTCCCAGCGTCGACGGCATGGGCTGCTTCGACCTGATTTTGCTGGGCATGGGCGAAGACGGCCACACTGCCTCACTGTTCCCCGGCACCACCGCCCTGAGCGAACAACACAACTGGGTCTGCGCCAACGAAGTGCCACAACTTCACACCTGGCGCATCACCTTCAGCTATCCGTTGATCAACCATGCCCGCCATGTCGCCATTCTTTCCGCCGGCGCCGGAAAGGCCGAGGTCATGCGTCAGGTCCACCAGCACAGCCAGCAGCCGCCCTATCCGATCGAGAACATCCGCGCCAGCCACACATTGCACTGGTTGCTCGACCACGCGGCCGCCAGCCGCCTGGAACCTCAGTCATGAGTTTGCGGCTGGCCGCTGACATTGGCGGCACCCGCAGTCGGATATTGGTCAAAGACGTCCAGCAGCGCGAGATCTGGCGACAAAGCTACCCCAGCGCCAACTACGCCAGCCTCACCCAACTGCTGCGCGAAGTCATTGCCCAAACCGGCCCGATTGATGCCGCCTGCCTGGCGGTCGCCGGCCCGGTCAACCCAACCAGGGAGGGACAGCAGGCCCAGGTCACCAACCTGCCCTGGCTGCTGGACAGCGAGCAGCTCAAGGCTGAACTCAACATCCCCTGGCTACTGCTGATCAACGATTTTGCTGCCGTCGGCTACGGCCTGGATGAACTGGCCGAATCCGACCTGCTCACCTTGCAACCCGGAAAACCTCAGCCAAACGCGCCACGGGCGCTGATCGGCGCAGGCACCGGTCTGGGGCAAGCCCTGCTACTGCCGCAACCACAGGGATACCGGGTACACGCCACCGAAGGTGGTCATGTGGACTTCGCCCCCAACAATGCCCTGCAGCAGGAATTGCTGACTACTCTGAATCAGCGCTACCCACACGTGTCGGTGGAGCGCGTCCTGTCCGGGCCGGGACTCGTCGCCATTTTTTCGTTTCTCGCCGATCGGGCGGCGCTGCCGTCTGACGCCCTGGAGGCCATACTCAGCCAGGACGACGCCGCCGCCCACATCAGCCACCTGGCCAACCAGCAACAGCATCCGCTGGCGCGACAGGCGCTGGACATGTTCGTGCAAATCTATGGCGCTCAAGCAGGCAATCTGGCCCTGAGCGTGCTACCCTATGGTGGTCTGTACATCGCCGGTGGAATTGCCGCTAAGATACTGCCCCGACTACAAAAAGGGGATTTTATGGCGGCGTTTCTGCACAAGGGGCGGATGAACAAGTTACTGACCCAGATCCCGGTCAACATCGTGCTCAATCCA
Above is a genomic segment from Gammaproteobacteria bacterium containing:
- a CDS encoding methyl-accepting chemotaxis protein, coding for MAFSGGLSIRAKLNISIALIFLAVMVVSTLVSVDRERQYALSVAKQQVTDLTTWYFDSLNTMMLTGTMDQRGLLREKLLSRDHVREARVIRGLPVSIQYGSGSADAQAVDDLDNLALQGEPQTVVSETDTGRILTILTPFEATRDTRGVDCLACHEVPEGSVNGAVRVSFSLEEMDAKVKEETLFNIAMNLGLFALGLLIANLLINRWFNRPVSHMMEVLQSRSEGDENARMEWDSNDEMGRLGEVFNTMADNISVAHEREHATANELKSKVDSLLAVVNRVAEGDYSATVGFDGKDAIGELGTRLQVMVDYIRGSIEEKREAVDVLQQKVDLLLQVANHVAEGDLTASVHMEGEDAFAKLAMGVQGMIQSLNELVAQIQHSGVQLAAAATEISASMSQLEVTAENQAQTTHDIAATATEISATTKDLVLTMDEVGRVAERASNSAEDSHAGLSRMENIMRQLAEGVVTVGDKLELLKEKASSISGVVTTISKVADQTNLLSLNAAIEAEKAGESGRGFAVVAVEIRRLADQAAVSTLDIEHMIREMQDSVAVGVDSIRFFTDLVRHGVNEVQIVSKQQSEIIDLVETLSPRFEAVHQAMHFQSQGAEQINEAMIKLNE
- a CDS encoding Ig-like domain-containing protein, with amino-acid sequence MSVISRILGLALLLLLSACGLGTSQVMEPTPTGLTLGVEEVSLPSGYIVQLQPKMEYSDGTSRPYDGEVLWETNDESVARAYVGPNKSKNLLQTRGTNDGSKCTIKLMTTDKKYVGRFDVKLVRADLMALEPQLVNGEVRLTGRFERGYGATKQRYVQDLTYNYFFYSTNPELFTISSSGVAQILNEGSGSMVLNNIFPSEGGHHSFEYQVDVNQGQMRFGGRITPKSLEIVTVPSLTKLPLYQQVDVKVIAHYEGGRTQDVTRWAAVSEYLSDNFQLLRKFGENGVLTGYALRGDQEGEGNLGVDFAGAQAKLSVEVVPAQLESISVVSSKNIWKWPKGEEVGLTVKAKYVNDDTRYDITSNPDVLWTVTPTGILERVTTESGTFYRGLRANESAVLKLTYQDKSVEQKIEITPAAIERIEIDKTDTQVAVGGVLQLMVNAIYTDRTDPAYDATRSVESGAEFASVAADGKVTGLKEGVARIGATLTGTAKGTLQATADISVTPMKPSKLVLSAVGGKTLLSLGEKVGLSVRADYNGAKPVVDLRSDLISWQVDPPGMGAVTTKGEFVSYNIGNVTLVGTYEGVPSNPLVFEIAPKGVASVAIDLPVPARQFPAGIYLTPILTVIGTDGSILADYEYSVQWQTSDANVAEVINGVLQLNGPGNVIVSARVNTNHVANLVLQVTAAGLPSISVSLPAVINMVVGEVRDFSVTYVNADGNLGNTPSDLLCMTANIGVAQGSVFDVDNQLCSVTAMGVGTTSLVIEDGSGGAVSSTTQINVTELPSLGTFQEGAVYDISSVRELDPVQRYSHVINGLPLNRRYTVKVVTANGATLRLDKSRLWVAQRPYSFGESCLALAANRNSLACGALTSSGKLYVGVLDDLGGVPYRLQVMPEVYENEGSTAYPAKTLQPAAAAVSGMVSSNAAMGDALSIYKLAGLEANTSYVLTMSGQTEVVYMNLYSDSAGDLCPQVPDSAAVASALPSTVQRCEFISPPDAGNLTLRVYGHKEGLAEPGASAIGGASYNLQFSKAL
- a CDS encoding late competence development ComFB family protein codes for the protein MSTVHNYYENLVFSQIRKQTAQLNLILDQEQFEDAACLALNRLPPRYVRFDVDTTFYLSYDEMMDIERRVVAAVTEALAIVRQPS
- the tal gene encoding transaldolase — its product is MTRNALKQLRKFEQSFWFDNIQRSMLDNGDIERMIADQDLRGITSNPSIFEKAITSGSDYDSQIRQLLREKPSADNRAFFFELAIRDIQGAADKLRGVYDQSKGLDGYVSLEVSPDLAHNTQASIDEARELFRRINRPNAMIKIPATKAGIPVIEQLIADGIHVNATLLFSVERYVEVAKAYIRGLQARKQRSESLAVASVASFFVSRVDSKLDPLLDKCAGKTAAHDALHGQIAVLNAKAAYVEYQKLFDGKDFAALKSAGAVPQRLLWASTGTKNAAYSDVLYIEQLIGPHTVNTIPPATAKAFHEHGNAANTLMQNLAQAPAQFGQLAKLGIDMNKAMQELEDEGVSTFAKSFDNLLAAIGEKRNKLAQNAA
- the pgl gene encoding 6-phosphogluconolactonase, encoding MESQLRIFAGIEQLNQAAAELWLSLAQQAIAQRGSFHIALSGGSTPKLLYQRIATLANAELLQHSHFYFGDERCVPPDHPDSNYRMAREALFDRAAIPAANIHRIDAELPAAQAAQRYQALLQRQLPSVDGMGCFDLILLGMGEDGHTASLFPGTTALSEQHNWVCANEVPQLHTWRITFSYPLINHARHVAILSAGAGKAEVMRQVHQHSQQPPYPIENIRASHTLHWLLDHAAASRLEPQS
- a CDS encoding glucokinase, with the translated sequence MSLRLAADIGGTRSRILVKDVQQREIWRQSYPSANYASLTQLLREVIAQTGPIDAACLAVAGPVNPTREGQQAQVTNLPWLLDSEQLKAELNIPWLLLINDFAAVGYGLDELAESDLLTLQPGKPQPNAPRALIGAGTGLGQALLLPQPQGYRVHATEGGHVDFAPNNALQQELLTTLNQRYPHVSVERVLSGPGLVAIFSFLADRAALPSDALEAILSQDDAAAHISHLANQQQHPLARQALDMFVQIYGAQAGNLALSVLPYGGLYIAGGIAAKILPRLQKGDFMAAFLHKGRMNKLLTQIPVNIVLNPDVGLLGALKLASSRQRP